From a region of the Desulfuromonas sp. KJ2020 genome:
- a CDS encoding TonB family protein, which yields MILVFIILSLLVHLLLLLLVPQRSLFPEPEADTPMVVEMRPPEPRRPARERELDAPVVTPPEQPRQTPAKRLGPADQQVERETAPKGDFIEDRTPSAPSAPPRPQQPPSPTPPAPETPAERPSAKAGIESRPGTTGPAPAAPEQPAELPDKKALMAALNQAAAKSANQYLQEWRNKYREDVEESQAVWLDMENDLLNSFFRRFRDNIYGVWSYPARAAERGEQGRCLLQVTVNKDGTLRDVELKESSGYPLLDQEAIDAVRKGAPYGALSRYYEKETLTIFVFFQYHLTSFSSRPGDIL from the coding sequence ATGATCCTGGTCTTTATCATTCTGTCCCTGCTGGTGCATCTCCTGCTGCTCCTTTTGGTGCCGCAGCGCTCCCTTTTCCCCGAACCCGAGGCCGACACGCCCATGGTCGTGGAGATGCGCCCGCCCGAGCCCAGACGCCCGGCCCGGGAGCGCGAACTCGACGCTCCGGTCGTCACCCCGCCGGAACAGCCGCGCCAGACCCCCGCCAAACGTCTCGGCCCCGCCGACCAGCAGGTGGAAAGAGAGACGGCCCCCAAGGGCGATTTCATCGAGGATCGGACCCCCAGCGCTCCTTCGGCACCGCCGCGGCCGCAACAACCTCCGTCTCCGACGCCCCCGGCCCCCGAAACGCCCGCCGAGCGCCCCTCGGCCAAGGCAGGCATCGAGTCCCGGCCCGGCACCACCGGTCCAGCGCCGGCAGCACCGGAGCAACCGGCGGAGCTGCCGGATAAAAAAGCCCTGATGGCAGCCCTTAATCAGGCCGCGGCCAAAAGCGCCAACCAGTATCTGCAGGAGTGGCGAAATAAGTATCGAGAGGATGTGGAAGAAAGTCAGGCGGTCTGGCTGGACATGGAAAACGACCTGCTGAATTCCTTCTTCCGCCGCTTCCGGGACAACATCTACGGGGTGTGGAGCTATCCCGCCCGTGCCGCCGAACGGGGGGAACAGGGACGCTGCCTGCTACAGGTCACCGTCAACAAGGACGGCACTCTGCGGGACGTGGAACTCAAGGAGAGCTCCGGCTACCCGCTGCTTGACCAGGAAGCGATCGATGCCGTACGCAAGGGTGCTCCCTACGGCGCTCTTTCCCGCTACTACGAGAAAGAGACCCTGACCATCTTCGTCTTCTTCCAATATCACCTGACCAGTTTTTCTTCCCGGCCTGGTGACATCCTATAG
- the gcvPB gene encoding aminomethyl-transferring glycine dehydrogenase subunit GcvPB encodes MESLGTTGLVLNEKLLFEHSDPGRQGYSLPPLDVEEATLPAGLTRDEVGGLPELSEVDVVRHFTRLSTWNYGVDSGFYPLGSCTMKYNPKVNEVVARLPGFAATHPHAPAALCQGALELMHDLQQALAEISGFPALSLQPAAGAQGEFAGMLVIRAWHESRGEKRHRVLIPDTAHGTNPASAALCGYEVSPVASGADGRLSAAAVAAQMTEDVAALMVTNPNTLGLFESDIAEICRIVHAKGGLVYCDGANLNALLGMARPGDMGIDVMHFNLHKTFATPHGGGGPGAGPVGGCAKLAPFLPAPVVEKTAEGYRLTSPDRSVGRVKAFHGHFGVLVKAYAYIRSMGADGLKRVAHMAVLNANYVRARLQEVYHLPYRGRSLHEVVFSDKNLEGGCHTLDLAKRLIDYGYHPPTIYFPLVVKGAIMIEPTETESLETLDEFCEAMLAIARESRQSPELLLKAPGRTRIGRLDETAAARRPKLKWEKSD; translated from the coding sequence ATGGAGAGTCTGGGAACGACGGGCCTTGTCCTCAACGAAAAGCTGCTCTTTGAACATTCCGATCCGGGCCGACAGGGCTATTCCCTGCCGCCGCTGGACGTGGAGGAGGCGACCTTGCCGGCGGGCCTGACCCGCGACGAGGTCGGCGGCCTCCCCGAGCTGTCGGAAGTGGACGTGGTGCGCCACTTCACCCGACTCTCCACCTGGAACTACGGGGTCGACTCGGGCTTTTACCCCCTTGGCAGCTGCACCATGAAGTACAATCCCAAAGTCAACGAGGTGGTCGCGCGACTGCCGGGTTTTGCCGCCACCCATCCCCATGCGCCGGCCGCGCTCTGCCAGGGGGCGCTCGAACTGATGCACGATCTGCAGCAGGCGTTGGCCGAAATCTCCGGTTTTCCGGCCCTGTCCCTGCAGCCGGCGGCGGGCGCCCAGGGGGAGTTCGCCGGCATGCTGGTCATCCGCGCCTGGCACGAATCCCGGGGGGAGAAGCGTCACCGGGTGCTGATCCCCGATACGGCTCACGGTACCAACCCCGCCTCGGCCGCCCTGTGCGGCTATGAGGTCAGTCCCGTGGCTTCCGGAGCCGACGGCCGCCTCAGCGCCGCCGCCGTAGCGGCGCAGATGACCGAGGACGTCGCCGCCCTCATGGTGACCAATCCGAACACCCTGGGGCTTTTCGAGTCGGATATCGCCGAAATCTGCCGCATCGTGCATGCCAAGGGGGGGCTGGTCTACTGCGACGGCGCCAACCTCAATGCCCTGCTCGGCATGGCCCGGCCGGGGGACATGGGCATCGATGTCATGCACTTCAATCTGCACAAGACCTTTGCCACTCCGCATGGCGGCGGTGGTCCCGGCGCCGGTCCGGTGGGGGGCTGCGCCAAGCTCGCTCCTTTTCTGCCCGCCCCGGTCGTCGAGAAGACCGCCGAGGGCTATCGGCTCACAAGCCCCGACCGCTCCGTCGGCCGGGTGAAGGCCTTTCACGGTCACTTCGGCGTCCTCGTCAAGGCCTATGCCTACATTCGCAGCATGGGTGCCGACGGGCTCAAGCGGGTGGCGCACATGGCCGTACTCAACGCCAATTATGTGCGGGCCCGCCTGCAGGAGGTCTATCATCTCCCCTACCGCGGGCGGTCTCTGCACGAGGTGGTCTTCTCCGATAAAAATTTGGAGGGTGGCTGCCATACCCTCGATCTGGCCAAGCGCCTCATCGACTACGGCTACCATCCGCCCACCATCTACTTCCCGCTCGTGGTCAAGGGCGCCATCATGATTGAGCCGACCGAGACGGAGAGCCTCGAAACCCTCGACGAATTCTGCGAGGCGATGCTGGCCATCGCCCGCGAGTCTCGGCAGAGTCCCGAATTGCTTCTCAAGGCTCCTGGTCGTACGCGCATCGGGCGACTGGATGAAACGGCGGCAGCCCGGCGACCCAAGCTGAAGTGGGAAAAATCAGACTGA